TCGGCTTGGCTCGTTGGCTGGTCGACCCGCAGAATCCGCTGACGTCGCGTGTCACCGTGAATCGCTTCTGGCAAGAAGTGTTCGGCACCGGGCTCGTGAAGACATCGGAAGACTTCGGCATCATGGGGGACGCACCGAGCCATCCGGAATTGCTCGATTGGCTCGCCGTCGAGTTTCGAGAAAGCGGTTGGAACGTGAAACACCTGTTCCGGCTTATGGTGACCTCGGCGACGTATCGCCAGTCTGCCGCGGCGACTCCCGCGAAGCTGGCCGTCGACCGTGAGAATCGTTTGTTCTCGCATGGTCCCCGGTTCCGCATGGACGCCGAAATGATTCGCGACTACGCCTTGGCGGCCGGCGACACGCTCACCGCGCGCATGGGAGGTCCGAGCACGAGGCCTTATCAGCCCGATGGCCTGTGGGACATCGTCGGCCTGCCCGGCGGCAACACGCGCGACTATAAGCAAGACACGGGCGAGAATCTTTATCGACGGAGCCTCTACACGTTCTGGAAACGAATGGCCCCGCCACCGAATATGGAGACCTTCAACGCTCCGGTACGCGAGATCAGCTGCTTGCGCCGCGAGCGCACGAACACGCCGCTCCAAGCGCTCGTCACATTGAACGACCCACAGTTCGTCGAAGCTTCGCGCAACGTAGCGCAACTCGTACTGAAGCAAGGAAAGGGCGACGCGAAACAAACGCTCGATCTCGCGGCTCGGCGTATTTTGTGTCGGCCGTTGCAGGCACAGGAAGCGAAAATCGTCGAGACGGAGTTGGCCGAACTCCTGAGCTACTACCACGGCCATAAATCCGACGCCGAAGCGCTGATCAAAGTCGGCGAAAGCAAGCCGGCCGCCGATCTAGATCCGGCCCAACTCGCCGCTTGGACGAACCTTTGCAATCTGCTCCTGAACATGGACGAAGCATTGAATAAGTAGACGTTTTCACTTACCGCCGCGAATCGCTATGAACCCTCTCGATACATTCCGCCAACTTGAAACGCGCCGTCAATTCTTCGGCCACGGCAAGAACGTCGTCGGCGCGGCTGCGCTAAGCGCTCTGCTCGGCCGCGAAGCCGGCACCGCGCATGGTGCCGCTCCCACTGCGGCGATAGCGCCTGCCGGCATCCGGCTTCCCGGACAGCACTTCGCACCCAAAGCCAAGAACGTGATCTATCTGCACATGGTCGGCGGGCCTGCGCAAATGGATCTCTACGATTACAAGCCGACGATGCGGAAGTGGTTCGATAAAGACCTGCCCGAGTCGGTCCGCATGGGCCAGCGTCTGACGACGATGACTTCGGGACAAGCGCGGTTTCCGATTGCGCCGTCGAAGTATAAGTTTGCCCAGCACGGTAAGAGCGGCATGTGGGTCAGCGAGTTGTTGCCGAACACGGCGAAATGCGTCGACGACATCTGCTTCATTCGTTCGCTCAACACCGAGGCAATCAACCACGAGCCCGCCATCACGGCGATGCAAACCGGCAGCCAAGTCTCCGGTCGTCCGTGCTTCGGCTCTTGGGCTTCCTATGGGCTCGGCTCGCTCAACGAGAACCTGCCGACGTTCGTCGTGCTCGTCGCCGTGCCGACGAACCGAGAACAAGAGCAAGCCATCTCGGCCAAGCTCTGGTCGAGCGGCTTTCTACCGGGCCACTACACGGGCGTTGCTTTTCGCAGCAAAGGCGATCCGATTCTCTACATCAACAACCCGGCCGGAGTGCCGACGGAAGTGCGCCGTCGCATGCTCGACGGGCTCCGTTCGCTGAACGAACAAACATTCCGCGCCGTCGGCGATCCGGAAACGCAAACGCGCATTCAGCAGTATGAAATGGCGTTCCGGATGCAAGCGAGCGTGCCGGAACTAACGGCCTTCGAGACGGAATCGGCAAGCACGTTCAAACTCTACGGTGAAGAAGCGAAGAAGCCGGGCTCGCTGCCCAACAGCATGCTCATGGCTCGCCGCCTCGTCGAGCGGGGCGTCCGCTTCGTGCAAATCTATCACAACAATTGGGACCATCACGCCAACGTCGCCGGCCGTATGCCCGTGCAATGCCAAGACGTCGATCGTGCCACCTACGGCCTGATCAACGACCTGAAACAGCGCGGCATGTTCGACGATACGCTGATCATCTGGGGAGGCGAGTTCGGACGCACGATCTACTCGCAAGGAGGCCTCACGGCGGAGAACTACGGTCGCGACCATCATCCTCGTTGCTTTACGATGTGGATGGCCGGCGGCGGCGCGAAAGGAGGCACGGTCTACGGCGAAACCGATGAATTCAGCTACAACATCGTGAAAGACCCGGTCCACATCCGCGACTTCCATGCGACCGTGTTGCAACTCTTAGGCTTCGACCACATGCGCTTCACTCATAAACACCAAGGCCTCGACTTCCGCCTCTCGGGCGTCGAACCGGCAAGAGTGATCAAGGAGTTGTTGGCATAGAAGCCTGCCCGCAACTTTCGGCTGTCTCACGTTGATGCTTGCCGCTTGCGACCGCCGAACAGCGTCGCGCATGCTGCGATCAAACAGCCCCCCAGCGCCAAGAGCGAGACGATCCTGCCGTAATAAATTCCGCCGGATTGGAACTCGAAATCGACGCGATGCTTTCCCGCTGGAACGACGCATCCCATGAAATCTCCATTCACTCGCTCAGTCGTCGTCGGTTGCCCATCGATGCGAGTTTGCCAGGCCCCATCGAAGCTCTCGGAAAGTACCAACAACTGCCGATCCGGAGCATCGACATTCACGGAAATGCGCTGCGGCTGATCGTCGGCGAGCGTGGCGGTTCCAGGCGTGGAAGGGGGCACGTCGATGGCGTGCGTCACCAGCGCCGTGGTATCGACATCGATGCGATTGATGTCGGTCTCCGGCGTGTCGCTCGTTTGAGTCTTGCTGACCAACCGCACGCGCGGAAGCGGATTTGGAACCGGACACCACCCCTCGTTCTTGGGCGTCTTCACCCCCGCGACCAGCGAATCCATATTCGCTGGTTGCCAGAACCAGGAGACGTCGGCAACGCGCAGAGAATTCAAATCGGAATAAATCAAACGCTTATTGGGGTAGAGACCGGCATAGCCGGTAATTGCGCGATAGTTCAACAGCAGGCTCGTCGTATCGACTTGAGGAAGTATCCAGACACCGGGCGTACCCCAGTCGGCAAAGCGTCCTTTGTGGTCGGGAGGTAGAGCAAGCCGAGCCACGAATTGATCGAACGTCGGCAATTTGCGCCAACAGACGTCGGTCCTAATATCGGCCACGCTGAAGAAACCGAGGTCGAGGGCCGTCCAAATAACCAGAATGTATAGACCGGCTCGAATTCCTCGAGCCGCCAAGGTCAATCCGAGCGCCGCGATTCCGATCATCACGGGCCCCATATAGAACTGCGCCTGAATATGGCGATCGGCTTGCTTGTAGTTCATCTCCTTGGCAATGATTAATGCCATCACGACCGACCCGACAAAAGCCAACCAAGGCAATGTTAAATGTCGCCAGGGAGTCTTGATCTTGTCCCGAGTGGTAACCATCAATCGCGAAAAGGCGACTGCGGAAATGATAGCCATGCCGAACTGCGTAAGAGTTAGGTATCGACAAGGAGCTCGCAACGTCCCTGCGACGGGCAACCAAAATTGCAGGTAATATAGTTTTCCGTTCAATCCCATCGACAAGACGGCGCTGAGCACGACGAAGGCGAAGGCCCAGATCGACAGGTGCAAAAGAGATCGCGACGATGCCGGTGGGGACCGAGTTTCCGCTTCGTTGCTTGACGAAGTCGCAGGCGCGGCCGACCGATGGTATGCAGCCGTGAGCCACCAGAGGGTCAACAACAAGGGCGCGGCGCCCAGATAGGTCGTTAGAAACACCATTCGAGTGCGATACGGAGCGACGACATCGAGAAACGCCTCCGACTCGATGACCGGATGAGGCAGAATATATCGATCGCCGGCCGCGCGCGTCGAGGATGCGAAAACCGAGTAAGTTGCAAACAGCTGCACCGCGCCGACGCATAGCCCCAACAACATTCCGCCGATCACCAGAGCCCAACTGCGCCACCCCGCTCGTTGTTGAGTCAGCACGTAAGCAGCGTAAAAAGCCGCCGTAATCATCGACATCCACAACGATTGAGGATGACCTAATAGAATCATCGAACCTGTCAAAAGGGCGATGCCGACACACGACCGACATTTGAGCTGCAACGACGTCGCATATGCGCCGACGTCAATGGCCCAGAGCAACCAAGGTATATGCGCTAGGATGGTCGTTAGCTGTGGTTGCTGCGTGTGTTGCACAAATTGCAACGAAAACGCTGCGAGCAACCCACCCATCCAAGCGCCACCCCGGCCGATATGCTTGCGGAGAAAAACAACCATGCCGGCTAATACCAGCACCATAGGAAGCACGACTTCGATGCCATAAGCCTGATCGAACGGTAACCAGCGATACATTAACCAATGCAAAGGATGGTATGGCCCGTGCTGCCCCTCGCCGGTCAGAAAGAAGCCGCCGAAAAGGTGCGGAACCCAATCGATAGGCACGCCTTCTTGCAGGCATTTAGCATAGTAATGGCGAATCGGTAGCTCGAACCAACCCAGGTCGCCGTGAACCGGAAGCCGCCCACGAAAAATCGGCGTTAAGAAGAATGCCAGGAGCACACCGGAGGCAAGCATCAGGCAGGCTACCAGACTTTTATCCGAAGCTGCCCATGTCTTAAATCTGCCTTCGGGCTTGGGAAGCGGCGAATTCGAGTCGGTACTCATGTGTTTATTTTTATGACGAAAGTTCGAGCGACAAGAAGCATTGTGTTCGATGTTGGGTCGGTCAGTGTTCACACTTGACGAAGACCGCTACGCATTGCGCCTTGCCTAAGCCGCGCGACGCGAGGGAGCTTCAAAGTCGGCGGTTCTCCGCGATACAGGCGGCGAAGACCATCGAAAACGGATAAAGATCCGTAGTAGGTCGAGGCCGGCAGTCACGAAATGCCGCGGGCGGAGTTTAGATCCTGCAACATCCTCCCAACGGAGCAGCGGCACTTCGACGATCTCGCGCTCGGACTGTAAATCGGATCGGGCTCGCGCCAGCAGCTCGACGTCGAAACACCATGCGCTCGAGAACGGCTCGGCGAAGATGCGCCTCGCTAAACCGGACTCGAAGAGCTTGGCGCCGCACTGCGTGTCGTAGACCGGCATGCGAATCGCGATGCTGGCGATCGTCGCGAATATTCGTCCGAGTAAATGACGGCGACGGCGGCGGACGATGGTAGCGCCCAATCGCCGGATTCGACTTCCGCAGAGCATTCCCACCGACTCGTGCTCGGCTGCGGCCGAGAAGAATCGCAGAAGCTCATCGAGCGGAGTCGCTAAGTCGGCATCCCAATAGCCGACGAAAGCTGCGGGGGCCTGTGCCAATGCATGCAACACGCCACGCCGAACCGCTTCGGCTTTTCCGGAGTTCCTTTTCAGATGATGCACGACTGCGCGGCCGCCGGCTGCGAGCGCTAGGCGTTCGAGCACTTCCGCCGTTCCATCACGACTGCCGTCGTTGACGAAACAGAACCGCACCGCCGGATAACGGCGCATAAAGCTCGTAAACGCGGTAAGGTCGAGACGTTGTTCCTCGTTGAAGCAAGGAACGACTAACCACGTCGTCGGCATAGTGCGTAGCATGAAAGTCCTGGAATACGGATGTGTGCTTTTGCCAAAAGTCGCGAAACGGACAAGTCGAAATTAAGCAGGCCCGTGTATAGACGGCGAGCTTGCGAACTTCCGTTCCAAGCGGAGATTTCCGTCCGTTGCAAGGGCGCAACAACTCCGGACTTCTCCAGAATCGTGCGCCCGGCACGAACCCAAAGCCCGGAAAGGAAACAGTACCCACCCTCTACCGGTTGCAAATCGGCGGCCGTCGCTAAGGCACGCAATCGCCCATAACTGTAGCGCCGATAATGCCCCAGCAATCGATCATGCGAGCAGTATAGAAACTGCATCGCGGGAACCGTTAGCAAGAAGTAAGCGTCGTCTCGCATCGACGAGTGCTCCGTAAGCGATCGGAGCAAGCCGACATCGTCGGCGACGTGCTCCAATACGTCCATGACGAGCGTTAAGCCGACCTGACCGTCCTCCGGATCGACATGCTCCATCGATGGGGAGAGATGGAGATTCTCGATCCGATGCAAATCAGCGAAGCGCTCGTAGCTACTCTCTTCAAAAGCAGTGTCGACCGCATCCACGCGTACTTGAGGATAGGTCTCCGCTAGGTGCCGACTAATGAAAGCGTCGCCGCATCCTAGATCGAGTATGCGTCCCAAGCCTCCGGGTGATTGTTCGTGGAGTCTCCGAGCGAAGTCGGCGGCAAACGACCTACGGCTTAGCTCCCAGGGATGACGGGATACTTCTTGGTCGGCGAGCGTCGGTAGTTCACATAAATCCACAGCAGGCCTCGCAGACTAAAAGGAGATGTTCTAGAGGGAATGATGTCGGCTGCGTCTCATCGGCGACAAGATCAACGCCGGATGGCATTAACAGACGGCGACTGCTTTCGAGGACGCTCCGCAATTGCGGTATCGCGCGGAAGTGCTTGCGGTATGTAAGTCATCAACATCTTCTCGGCCGTTTCTTGGATCACAACATCGGGGCGTTCACGGTCGATGAACTCCTCGGGAAACTCCAATTGCCAATGGCAGGAGAGCCGTTGCCAATGCTCGGAAAAATACTTGTGCATGTAGGGATAGAACGAGTCGTGCAACATCACTGCGCTACGAAGCGGGGCATCTGCAAGCCCCTGGGTCGCATGCCCTGGCCCCCCTTCCCACAAAACTTTCGCCTTCGATAAGCTCTTAGGCGCAATTCGGACTTCGTAATCACCCGTCGGAAGTATGATGTCGAACTTTTTGGCGATCTTGCGAACGAACTCAGGAACATCGATCATCTGCGAGAGATCCCCTTCGCTTCGCGGTATCTCTTGCGCAACGACCTCGAACTGATCGAGCGGCATGATTTCGACACCCGGCAAATGCTTACTCAACCGCGACATCAAGGCGCGATATGCTACATACGCCCCGTAGTCGTTCCAATGCGTATCAGTTCGCTGATAGGTTTGCATTCGGCCCTTCGCGGCGATGAGATCGTCGCGTAAGTCGATGAACTCTAAATTCTTCACGCCTGCCAGTCGTTCCTTTAATTGATCCAAGCGGGAACGACGCCCTTGACGTCCGATGCGTTCCGGGACGTTCTCAGGATAGATCGTGTGAGGATTAGGCGCGAACATGAGCACGTACAAGCATCCGCGCTCAGCAAGCCAAGCAGCCCTCGCTTCAACGACTTGCGCCCATTGCTCAAGTTCCACGTCACGCAGCGGCAACGTCGCGGTATAGTCTTCTTTCATGCAATGCCCGGAAAAGTAGAGCCACCCGTTTTCTCCGATGACGACCGAAGCTCCGCCACCCTTGCCGGCATAAATAGGGCACTCGCTCACCACTCCGCAGAGTCGCCCGAGCGTATGCAATTGAATGAATCGACGACGCAAGCCGACGTAGTCGTTGAACCAGGTCTCGAAGCCTTTGGGAAACGCACGGACTTCGTCGAACTTCTTTTTCAGCGGCGCGTCGGCGAGCGGATGAATCGACGGAAATAAGTTGGGCATGCGTTTTTCGTGTCGATTCATGCACTCACGAGCCGCCTCGGGACGGATCATAAGAACCGGCAACGTGATGAAGGGGAGAAATAGAGCGATCATCGCGCGTTCGCTCCATAGTTGGATCCGCTGCGCGATGTTCGCGTCGTCGACCGTAGCCATACGGCATCCTGCCTGAAACGAGTAAAGAAGAAGAGTTAGCGGCTAGCCGAATCAGAAGCGAAAGTAAATAAACGGATTGTAAGTAGCCGCCAACATGACGGAGGTAGAGGCGACCAGCAGCAGCATGACGGCAACCGCGTTCGCAGCACCTAACAGCGGCGGATAGATCGCTCCCCACAGCGGCCTTCGCTCAACCACAGCCGGACACAGACTCGACAGGCTCGGTAGGCGTGTCGTGAGGGGAAGCGATAGCAGTATTCCTGCGGCCATCGTAAGCCACAGGCCCGGATCAAGCGTGAGTGCGGCAGGCCAGTCACCGGCCGGAGCCGATGAAAATCCGAATAGCGCGCAATAGAAATGTGATGCAGCGGTCAATGTTTCGGCGCGAAACAGAACCCACCCCATCAATACGATAAATACCGCATACGCATGGCAGATCGGGCGTCCACAACGATCCAAAAGCTTCGTGAGTCCGGCCCGTTCGACGATCAGGAATGCGCCGTGAAAAAGCCCCCAAGCGACGAATGCCCAGCTTGCGCCATGCCACAAGCCGCACAACAGAAACACGATCAAGAGGTTCAAGTAGGTACGGACATTCCCCCGACGGTTACCGCCGAGCGGAATATAAA
This window of the Planctomycetia bacterium genome carries:
- a CDS encoding DUF1501 domain-containing protein encodes the protein MNPLDTFRQLETRRQFFGHGKNVVGAAALSALLGREAGTAHGAAPTAAIAPAGIRLPGQHFAPKAKNVIYLHMVGGPAQMDLYDYKPTMRKWFDKDLPESVRMGQRLTTMTSGQARFPIAPSKYKFAQHGKSGMWVSELLPNTAKCVDDICFIRSLNTEAINHEPAITAMQTGSQVSGRPCFGSWASYGLGSLNENLPTFVVLVAVPTNREQEQAISAKLWSSGFLPGHYTGVAFRSKGDPILYINNPAGVPTEVRRRMLDGLRSLNEQTFRAVGDPETQTRIQQYEMAFRMQASVPELTAFETESASTFKLYGEEAKKPGSLPNSMLMARRLVERGVRFVQIYHNNWDHHANVAGRMPVQCQDVDRATYGLINDLKQRGMFDDTLIIWGGEFGRTIYSQGGLTAENYGRDHHPRCFTMWMAGGGAKGGTVYGETDEFSYNIVKDPVHIRDFHATVLQLLGFDHMRFTHKHQGLDFRLSGVEPARVIKELLA
- a CDS encoding YfhO family protein, which translates into the protein MYRWLPFDQAYGIEVVLPMVLVLAGMVVFLRKHIGRGGAWMGGLLAAFSLQFVQHTQQPQLTTILAHIPWLLWAIDVGAYATSLQLKCRSCVGIALLTGSMILLGHPQSLWMSMITAAFYAAYVLTQQRAGWRSWALVIGGMLLGLCVGAVQLFATYSVFASSTRAAGDRYILPHPVIESEAFLDVVAPYRTRMVFLTTYLGAAPLLLTLWWLTAAYHRSAAPATSSSNEAETRSPPASSRSLLHLSIWAFAFVVLSAVLSMGLNGKLYYLQFWLPVAGTLRAPCRYLTLTQFGMAIISAVAFSRLMVTTRDKIKTPWRHLTLPWLAFVGSVVMALIIAKEMNYKQADRHIQAQFYMGPVMIGIAALGLTLAARGIRAGLYILVIWTALDLGFFSVADIRTDVCWRKLPTFDQFVARLALPPDHKGRFADWGTPGVWILPQVDTTSLLLNYRAITGYAGLYPNKRLIYSDLNSLRVADVSWFWQPANMDSLVAGVKTPKNEGWCPVPNPLPRVRLVSKTQTSDTPETDINRIDVDTTALVTHAIDVPPSTPGTATLADDQPQRISVNVDAPDRQLLVLSESFDGAWQTRIDGQPTTTERVNGDFMGCVVPAGKHRVDFEFQSGGIYYGRIVSLLALGGCLIAACATLFGGRKRQAST
- a CDS encoding glycosyltransferase, coding for MLRTMPTTWLVVPCFNEEQRLDLTAFTSFMRRYPAVRFCFVNDGSRDGTAEVLERLALAAGGRAVVHHLKRNSGKAEAVRRGVLHALAQAPAAFVGYWDADLATPLDELLRFFSAAAEHESVGMLCGSRIRRLGATIVRRRRRHLLGRIFATIASIAIRMPVYDTQCGAKLFESGLARRIFAEPFSSAWCFDVELLARARSDLQSEREIVEVPLLRWEDVAGSKLRPRHFVTAGLDLLRIFIRFRWSSPPVSRRTADFEAPSRRAA
- a CDS encoding class I SAM-dependent methyltransferase → MGRILDLGCGDAFISRHLAETYPQVRVDAVDTAFEESSYERFADLHRIENLHLSPSMEHVDPEDGQVGLTLVMDVLEHVADDVGLLRSLTEHSSMRDDAYFLLTVPAMQFLYCSHDRLLGHYRRYSYGRLRALATAADLQPVEGGYCFLSGLWVRAGRTILEKSGVVAPLQRTEISAWNGSSQARRLYTGLLNFDLSVSRLLAKAHIRIPGLSCYALCRRRG